Proteins found in one Micromonospora sp. WMMD1082 genomic segment:
- the bioB gene encoding biotin synthase BioB yields the protein FCIVAAVRGPDARLMTQLREGVAAIKAEVDIQVAASLGMLTQEQVDELVEMGVHRYNHNLETCRSYFPNVVTTHSWEERWETLRMVRESGMEVCCGGILGLGETVEQRAEFAAQLAELDPHEVPLNFLNPRPGTPLGDRPVVEGKDALRAIAAFRLAMPRTILRYAGGREITLGDLGTRDGLLGGINAVIVGNYLTTLGRPATEDLKLLDELKMPVKALSATL from the coding sequence GTTCTGCATCGTGGCCGCGGTACGCGGCCCGGACGCCCGGCTGATGACGCAGCTGCGCGAGGGGGTCGCCGCGATCAAGGCCGAGGTCGACATCCAGGTCGCCGCCTCGCTCGGCATGCTCACCCAGGAGCAGGTCGACGAGCTGGTCGAGATGGGTGTGCACCGCTACAACCACAACCTGGAGACCTGCCGGTCGTACTTCCCGAACGTGGTCACCACGCACTCCTGGGAGGAGCGGTGGGAGACCCTGCGGATGGTCCGCGAATCCGGCATGGAGGTCTGCTGCGGCGGCATCCTCGGCCTCGGTGAGACGGTGGAGCAGCGGGCGGAGTTCGCCGCGCAGCTGGCCGAGCTGGACCCGCACGAGGTCCCGTTGAACTTCCTCAACCCCCGACCCGGCACCCCGCTCGGCGACCGCCCGGTGGTGGAGGGCAAGGACGCGCTGCGGGCCATCGCCGCGTTCCGGCTGGCCATGCCGCGCACCATTCTGCGGTACGCGGGCGGCCGGGAAATCACCCTGGGTGACCTCGGTACCCGTGACGGGCTGCTCGGCGGCATCAACGCCGTGATCGTCGGCAACTACCTGACCACCCTCGGTCGGCCGGCGACCGAGGATCTCAAGCTGCTCGACGAGCTGAAGATGCCGGTCAAGGCGCTCTCGGCGACCCTGTGA
- a CDS encoding GNAT family protein, with protein sequence MLRGEVVTLRPAAATDVARLAAIRAEPEVRRWWRGGDDLVAAVEADLADETLSVYAIEHDGRVVGAIQSYAEDDPDYRHASVDIFLDPSVRGAGLGGDAIRTLIRHLIDAHGHHRFTIDPAAANTAAIRAYAKVGFRPVGILRRYERGDDGRWHDGLLMDLLADDLR encoded by the coding sequence ATGCTGCGGGGAGAGGTCGTCACCCTGCGGCCGGCGGCGGCCACCGATGTGGCGAGGCTCGCGGCGATCCGGGCCGAACCGGAGGTACGCCGCTGGTGGCGCGGCGGCGACGACCTGGTCGCCGCCGTCGAGGCGGATCTCGCCGACGAAACCCTGTCGGTGTACGCGATCGAGCACGACGGCCGGGTCGTCGGCGCGATCCAGTCGTACGCCGAGGACGATCCGGACTACCGGCACGCCAGCGTCGACATCTTCCTCGACCCGTCGGTACGCGGCGCCGGGCTGGGCGGGGACGCCATCCGCACCCTGATCCGCCATCTGATCGACGCCCACGGCCACCACCGCTTCACCATCGACCCGGCGGCGGCGAACACCGCCGCGATCCGGGCGTACGCGAAGGTCGGCTTCCGGCCGGTCGGCATCCTGCGCCGCTACGAGCGCGGCGACGACGGCCGTTGGCACGACGGTCTGCTGATGGACCTGCTCGCCGACGACCTGCGCTGA
- a CDS encoding glycoside hydrolase family 9 protein, with product MHHHPRPRRARANRHRPNHRPDQPWPRRADQPWPRLRRADQPRRADQPRRADQPRRADQPWPRRPDQPWPRRLLAVVTALAAGLALALGVPATGAAAGPVGGGGSDGAQPAVAPAFNYAEALQKSLLFYEAQQSGTLPEWNRVSWRGDSALRDGADVGVDLTGGWYDAGDHVKFGFPMAFSATMLAWGAVEYRSGYAASGQLTHLLNNLRFVNDYFVKAHPSPNVLYGQVGRGDDHKWWGPAEVMPMARPAYKIDASCGGADLAGETAAALAASSMVFRPTDAAYADRLLTHARQLYTFADTVRRSYHECITDATNFYRSWSGWQDELVWGAIWLYRATGEAAYLAKAESEYDQLGTEPQTSTRSYKWTVAWDNKQFGAYVLLANLTGKQKYVDDANRWLDFWTVGVDGERVRYSPGGMAVLDSWGALRYAANTAFAALVYSDNITDATRKARYHDFAVRQINYALGDNPRNSSYVIGFGANPPRNPHHRTAHGSWWDSMTVPTETRHTLYGALVGGPSAPNDAYTDSRSDYVMNEVATDYNAGFTSALARLTQEYGGTPLANFPVPEQPDIDELTVETTIMQNEPRATAIKAIIYNKSAFPARALTDATFRYYFRPDGTGPVQVTPGYTQGCPAPTTARQAGGDLWYVEVDCTGHTIAPAGQSPHRMEVQFKVGVPEGGTWDPSNDPSYQATTGPNPTVPLYSGGAVVWGAEPTPAAGDTTPPSTPGTPVATEVTSRSASLTWAASTDTGSGIDRYQVSVYMVGGDVYSYSFATTNSLVVTLSPTRTYEIQVQAIDQAGNRSPWSAKLTVTTPFTDTGDTVPPTAPGSLTASAITATGATLTWAPSTDNVGVTGYRVYRGPALVDVLLDTVTDTTYEATELEPQIPYYFYVVAIDAAGNVSPPSERVTVTTSAPLPASPCRVSYGTNDWGTGFTANITITNTGTAAVDGWTLAFTFPGTGQRVGQGWGATFQQSGTAVTATNLSYNRTLAPGASAGIGFNGTHTGSNPRPSTFTLNGATCTAS from the coding sequence ATGCATCACCACCCACGGCCGCGCCGCGCCCGCGCCAACCGGCACCGACCGAACCATCGCCCGGACCAGCCCTGGCCGCGTCGTGCCGACCAACCGTGGCCCCGGCTCCGCCGCGCCGACCAGCCTCGCCGCGCCGACCAGCCTCGCCGGGCGGACCAGCCTCGCCGGGCCGATCAGCCCTGGCCTCGCCGCCCCGACCAGCCCTGGCCGCGCCGACTGCTGGCCGTCGTCACGGCGCTGGCCGCCGGGCTCGCGCTCGCGCTCGGCGTACCCGCGACCGGCGCCGCCGCCGGGCCGGTCGGCGGGGGCGGATCCGACGGGGCCCAGCCCGCTGTCGCGCCGGCGTTCAACTACGCGGAGGCGTTGCAGAAGTCGCTGCTGTTCTACGAGGCGCAGCAGTCCGGGACGCTACCGGAGTGGAATCGGGTGTCGTGGCGCGGCGACTCCGCACTGCGCGACGGCGCCGACGTGGGGGTCGACCTCACCGGTGGCTGGTACGACGCCGGCGACCACGTCAAGTTCGGCTTTCCGATGGCCTTCAGCGCCACCATGCTCGCCTGGGGTGCGGTGGAGTACCGGTCCGGGTACGCCGCCTCCGGTCAGCTGACCCACCTGCTGAACAATCTGCGTTTCGTCAACGACTACTTCGTCAAGGCGCACCCGTCACCGAACGTCCTCTATGGACAGGTGGGTCGGGGCGACGACCACAAGTGGTGGGGGCCGGCCGAGGTGATGCCGATGGCGCGGCCCGCGTACAAGATCGATGCGAGCTGTGGCGGCGCGGACCTGGCGGGGGAGACGGCGGCGGCGTTGGCCGCGTCGTCCATGGTCTTCCGGCCCACCGACGCCGCGTACGCCGACAGGCTGCTGACCCACGCGCGGCAGCTCTACACGTTCGCCGACACGGTACGCAGGAGCTATCACGAGTGCATCACCGACGCGACGAACTTCTACCGCTCCTGGAGCGGGTGGCAGGACGAGCTGGTGTGGGGCGCGATCTGGCTGTACCGGGCCACCGGCGAGGCGGCGTACCTGGCCAAGGCGGAGAGCGAGTACGACCAACTCGGCACCGAACCGCAGACCTCCACCCGTTCCTACAAGTGGACGGTCGCCTGGGACAACAAGCAGTTCGGGGCGTACGTGCTGCTGGCGAACCTGACCGGCAAGCAGAAGTACGTCGACGACGCCAACCGGTGGCTCGACTTCTGGACGGTCGGCGTCGACGGGGAACGGGTCCGGTACTCGCCCGGCGGGATGGCCGTGCTCGACTCGTGGGGCGCCCTGCGCTACGCCGCCAACACCGCGTTCGCCGCGCTGGTCTACAGCGACAACATCACCGACGCGACCCGCAAGGCCCGCTACCACGACTTCGCCGTCCGGCAGATCAACTATGCGCTCGGCGACAACCCGCGCAACTCCAGCTACGTCATCGGCTTCGGCGCGAACCCGCCGAGGAATCCGCATCACCGCACCGCGCACGGCTCATGGTGGGACAGCATGACCGTGCCCACCGAGACCCGGCACACCCTCTACGGCGCGCTGGTCGGCGGCCCGTCCGCGCCGAACGACGCGTACACCGACAGCCGCTCGGACTACGTCATGAACGAGGTCGCCACCGACTACAACGCCGGCTTCACCTCCGCGCTGGCCCGGCTGACCCAGGAGTACGGCGGCACTCCGCTGGCCAACTTCCCGGTGCCCGAACAGCCCGACATCGACGAGCTGACCGTGGAGACCACGATCATGCAGAACGAGCCTCGGGCCACCGCGATCAAGGCGATCATCTACAACAAGTCGGCCTTCCCGGCCCGCGCGCTGACCGACGCGACGTTCCGCTACTACTTCCGCCCCGACGGCACCGGACCGGTGCAGGTGACCCCCGGCTACACGCAGGGCTGCCCGGCACCCACCACCGCCCGGCAGGCCGGCGGCGACCTCTGGTACGTCGAGGTCGACTGCACCGGGCACACCATCGCCCCCGCCGGGCAGTCGCCGCACCGGATGGAGGTGCAGTTCAAGGTCGGGGTGCCCGAGGGCGGCACCTGGGATCCGAGCAACGACCCGTCGTACCAGGCGACCACCGGGCCCAACCCGACGGTGCCGCTCTACTCCGGCGGGGCGGTGGTGTGGGGCGCCGAGCCCACGCCGGCAGCCGGCGACACCACCCCGCCGAGCACCCCGGGCACCCCGGTGGCGACCGAGGTCACCTCCCGGTCGGCGAGCCTGACCTGGGCGGCCTCCACCGACACCGGCAGCGGGATCGACCGCTACCAGGTCAGCGTCTACATGGTCGGCGGTGACGTGTACTCGTACTCCTTCGCCACGACCAACTCGCTGGTGGTCACGCTCTCGCCAACCCGCACCTACGAGATCCAGGTGCAGGCCATCGACCAGGCCGGCAACCGCTCCCCGTGGTCGGCGAAACTGACCGTGACCACACCGTTCACCGACACCGGGGACACGGTCCCGCCGACCGCGCCCGGTTCGCTGACGGCATCGGCGATCACTGCGACCGGGGCGACGCTCACCTGGGCCCCGTCGACCGACAACGTGGGCGTGACCGGGTACCGGGTCTACCGTGGGCCGGCCCTGGTCGACGTCCTGCTCGACACGGTCACCGACACGACGTACGAGGCGACGGAGCTGGAGCCGCAGATCCCGTACTACTTCTACGTGGTGGCGATCGACGCCGCGGGCAACGTCTCGCCGCCCTCGGAGCGGGTGACGGTGACCACCTCCGCGCCGCTGCCGGCCTCGCCCTGTCGGGTTTCCTACGGCACCAACGACTGGGGTACCGGCTTCACCGCGAACATCACGATCACCAACACCGGCACGGCGGCGGTCGACGGCTGGACGTTGGCGTTCACCTTCCCCGGCACCGGGCAGCGGGTCGGCCAGGGCTGGGGAGCCACCTTCCAGCAGAGCGGTACGGCGGTGACCGCGACCAACCTGTCCTACAACCGCACCCTGGCGCCGGGCGCGTCGGCCGGCATCGGCTTCAACGGTACGCACACCGGCAGCAACCCCAGACCGTCGACCTTCACCCTCAACGGCGCCACCTGCACCGCCTCCTGA
- a CDS encoding GNAT family N-acetyltransferase: MTLWRIRATVDDRPGYLSVLTASLALRGVNILTVQVHTTERGAVDDFLVDAPDTLDEADLLAAVERGRGRDCWVARSEARGLADQPTRVLGLATRLVHDPDATGEVLRALLGADEVTWRPAPAAARPGIDDLTMSLADPNGGSYLLRRVAPSFTPAEYARAQALLELGATAARRSTEQVTVVLPDGAELIVRPAVADDLTSVVELHQACSAASRQRRYLGGAGQPSPARLRRLLEPVRGLTLIAATTGSGGAAESVVAMANLLAEGDEAELALLVRDDWQRRGLGSTLLRRLTRQAESAGYAALVLHVQADNAPMLRTLRRLSRPTTIERDGALLTMTMPLAAQVPAPAETSG; encoded by the coding sequence ATGACGCTGTGGCGGATCCGAGCCACCGTGGACGACCGGCCGGGCTACCTGTCGGTGCTCACGGCGAGCCTCGCGTTGCGCGGAGTCAACATCCTCACCGTGCAGGTGCACACCACCGAGCGCGGTGCCGTCGACGACTTCCTCGTCGACGCGCCGGACACTCTCGACGAGGCGGATCTCCTCGCCGCCGTCGAGCGGGGGCGGGGTCGGGACTGTTGGGTGGCACGCAGTGAGGCGCGTGGTTTGGCCGACCAGCCCACCCGGGTGCTCGGGCTGGCCACCCGGCTGGTGCACGACCCGGACGCGACCGGCGAGGTGCTCCGGGCCCTGCTCGGCGCCGACGAGGTGACCTGGCGGCCCGCACCCGCCGCCGCCCGCCCGGGGATCGACGATCTGACCATGTCGCTGGCCGATCCCAACGGCGGGTCGTATCTGCTGCGCCGGGTCGCGCCGAGCTTCACCCCGGCGGAGTACGCCCGGGCGCAGGCGCTGCTGGAGCTGGGTGCCACGGCGGCCCGTCGCAGCACCGAGCAGGTCACCGTGGTTCTGCCGGACGGTGCCGAGCTGATCGTACGCCCCGCCGTCGCGGACGACCTGACGTCGGTGGTCGAGCTGCACCAGGCCTGTTCGGCGGCCAGCCGGCAGCGTCGTTACCTGGGAGGTGCGGGCCAACCCTCCCCGGCCCGCCTGCGCCGGCTGCTGGAGCCGGTCCGTGGGCTGACCCTGATCGCCGCGACGACCGGCTCCGGCGGGGCGGCGGAGTCGGTCGTCGCGATGGCCAACCTGCTCGCCGAGGGCGACGAGGCCGAGCTGGCGCTGCTGGTGCGCGACGACTGGCAGCGGCGCGGGCTGGGCTCGACGCTGCTGCGCCGGCTCACCCGGCAGGCCGAGTCGGCCGGTTACGCGGCGCTGGTGCTGCACGTCCAGGCGGACAACGCACCGATGCTGCGTACGCTGCGCCGACTGTCCCGGCCGACCACGATCGAGCGGGACGGTGCCCTGCTGACCATGACCATGCCCCTGGCCGCCCAGGTGCCGGCACCGGCCGAGACCAGCGGCTGA
- a CDS encoding amino acid-binding protein, protein MLLRVRVTLPDRPGTLGQVARTLGVSGADIVQVVVLERLGGRAVDDFTVVWPGAARVERLLAGLAAIPGVRVDGVWRAIGAPTTTGQDAELLAQVAGNPVDGLATLVDAVPGLLAAEWAVAAMVPVDWASRSGGGGATVGHASWRTPVPPQLPEVTPLRARSMTMPDGGHFAVAPFGRAGLVLVVCREHSETLAPAAFHSTEVDRLAQLVRASAVILGDRLDLVGTPPVSANP, encoded by the coding sequence ATGTTGTTGCGCGTGCGGGTCACCCTGCCGGACCGCCCGGGCACGCTCGGCCAGGTGGCGCGCACCCTCGGGGTGTCGGGCGCGGACATCGTCCAGGTGGTCGTGCTGGAACGCCTCGGCGGCCGGGCGGTCGACGACTTCACCGTGGTCTGGCCGGGCGCCGCCCGGGTGGAGCGGCTGTTGGCGGGCCTGGCGGCGATCCCCGGAGTGCGGGTGGACGGCGTGTGGCGGGCGATCGGCGCGCCCACCACCACCGGCCAGGACGCCGAGCTGCTGGCACAGGTCGCCGGCAACCCGGTCGACGGGCTGGCCACCCTGGTCGACGCGGTGCCGGGGCTGCTCGCCGCCGAGTGGGCGGTGGCCGCCATGGTGCCCGTCGACTGGGCCTCCCGCAGCGGAGGCGGCGGCGCGACGGTGGGGCACGCCAGCTGGCGTACGCCCGTACCGCCGCAGTTGCCGGAGGTGACCCCGCTGCGCGCCCGGTCGATGACCATGCCCGACGGCGGCCACTTCGCGGTCGCGCCGTTCGGTCGGGCCGGGCTGGTCCTGGTGGTCTGCCGCGAGCACAGCGAGACCCTGGCGCCCGCCGCGTTCCACTCCACCGAGGTGGATCGGCTCGCTCAGCTGGTCCGGGCCAGCGCGGTGATCCTCGGTGACCGGCTGGACCTGGTCGGCACCCCACCGGTCAGCGCGAACCCGTGA
- a CDS encoding LacI family DNA-binding transcriptional regulator, with protein MTTQRTRSLGRPTLDAVAARAGVGRGTVSRVVNGSPQVSPEARAAVQQAIAELGYVPNRAARALVTQRTDSVALVVSESGERIFAEPFFAGIVRGISSALLETPLQLWLAMAQSPLERERVEHHLTNQHVDGVLLLSLHDADPLPTLLEERGLPTVLGGRPARMLHPDAQPASFVDIDNAGGARQAVEYLAGRGRRRIATIAGSQDMGAGLARLSGYRDAVRTAGFGVNPDLIAYGDFSEESGATAMRQLLDRCPDLDAVFVAADLMAFGALRTLREAGRRVPEDVAVVGFEDAPIARQADPPLSSVFQPTEEMGRQMARLLVARIRGDEIPAPHIVLDTQFVERASA; from the coding sequence ATGACAACGCAGCGCACCCGGTCGCTCGGGCGCCCGACCCTCGACGCGGTCGCCGCCCGCGCCGGTGTCGGCCGCGGCACGGTCTCCCGCGTGGTCAACGGCTCCCCCCAGGTGAGTCCGGAGGCCCGGGCCGCCGTCCAGCAGGCCATCGCCGAGCTGGGGTACGTGCCGAACCGCGCCGCCCGGGCACTGGTCACCCAGCGGACCGACTCGGTGGCCCTGGTGGTCAGCGAGTCCGGCGAGCGGATCTTCGCCGAGCCGTTCTTCGCCGGCATCGTCCGGGGGATCAGCTCCGCCCTGCTGGAGACGCCGTTGCAGCTCTGGCTGGCCATGGCGCAGTCGCCGCTGGAGCGGGAACGGGTCGAGCACCACCTGACCAACCAGCACGTCGACGGGGTGCTGCTGCTGTCGTTGCACGATGCCGATCCGCTGCCCACCCTGCTGGAGGAGCGCGGCCTGCCCACCGTGCTCGGTGGCCGTCCCGCGCGGATGCTGCACCCCGACGCGCAGCCCGCCTCGTTCGTCGACATCGACAACGCCGGTGGGGCGCGGCAGGCCGTGGAGTACCTCGCCGGACGGGGGCGGCGGCGCATCGCCACCATCGCCGGGTCGCAGGACATGGGCGCCGGCCTGGCCCGGTTGTCCGGGTACCGGGATGCGGTACGCACCGCCGGGTTCGGCGTCAACCCCGATCTGATCGCGTACGGCGACTTCAGCGAGGAGAGCGGGGCGACGGCCATGCGGCAGTTGCTGGACCGCTGTCCCGACCTGGACGCGGTCTTCGTCGCCGCCGACCTGATGGCCTTCGGCGCGTTGCGGACGCTGCGCGAGGCGGGGCGCCGGGTGCCGGAGGACGTGGCCGTGGTCGGCTTCGAGGACGCGCCGATCGCCCGGCAGGCCGACCCGCCGTTGTCGTCGGTGTTCCAGCCCACCGAGGAGATGGGGCGGCAGATGGCGCGGCTGCTGGTCGCCCGGATCCGGGGCGACGAGATCCCCGCGCCACACATCGTCCTGGACACCCAGTTCGTCGAGCGCGCCTCCGCCTGA
- a CDS encoding GH1 family beta-glucosidase yields MSNPATPPAVGVLDEDAPLTFPPGFLWGAATAAYQIEGAAAEGGRTPSIWDTFSHTEGRTVAGHTGDVACDHYHRLGEDVRLMAELGLKSYRFSVSWPRVQPGGSGPANAEGLDFYRRLVDELLANGIEPWLTLYHWDLPQELEDAGGWPARDTAYRFADYSQLVADALGDRVKYWTTLNEPWCSAFLGYGSGVHAPGRRAGADAVRAGHHLMLGHGLAVQALRAARPGPQLGVTVNLYPVTPATDAPGDVDAARRIDGLANRFFLDPLLRGSYPADLVADLAKVTDFEHVHDGDLATIATPLDLVGVNYYSRHVVAAPVPGEKPEPYWRASSSWPGSEDVRFVTRGVPVTDMGWEIDSPGLLETLRRVHEEYTDLPLYVTENGSAFVDVVVDGQVDDADRLAYFEAHLRASHEAISAGVPLRGYFAWSLMDNFEWAWGYTKRFGMIYIDYDSQTRIPKSSARWYAEVIRRNGLAAQ; encoded by the coding sequence GTGAGTAACCCCGCCACCCCGCCCGCCGTCGGCGTCCTGGACGAAGACGCGCCGCTGACCTTCCCACCCGGCTTTCTCTGGGGTGCGGCGACCGCCGCGTACCAGATCGAGGGCGCGGCGGCCGAGGGCGGCCGGACCCCGTCGATCTGGGACACCTTCAGCCACACCGAGGGCCGGACGGTCGCCGGGCACACCGGCGACGTCGCCTGCGACCACTACCACCGGCTCGGCGAGGACGTTCGCCTGATGGCCGAGCTGGGGTTGAAGTCGTACCGTTTCTCGGTTTCCTGGCCCCGGGTGCAGCCGGGCGGGTCGGGCCCGGCGAACGCCGAGGGGCTCGACTTCTACCGGCGGCTGGTCGACGAGCTGCTGGCCAACGGGATCGAGCCCTGGCTCACCCTCTACCACTGGGACCTGCCCCAGGAGCTGGAGGACGCCGGTGGCTGGCCGGCTCGGGACACCGCTTACCGGTTCGCCGACTACAGCCAGCTGGTGGCGGACGCGCTGGGCGACCGGGTGAAGTACTGGACCACGCTCAACGAGCCCTGGTGCTCCGCCTTCCTTGGCTACGGCTCCGGGGTGCACGCCCCCGGCCGCCGCGCCGGGGCGGACGCGGTCCGCGCCGGGCACCACCTGATGCTCGGGCACGGGCTCGCCGTGCAGGCGCTGCGCGCGGCCCGGCCCGGCCCGCAGCTCGGGGTGACCGTCAACCTGTACCCGGTGACCCCGGCCACCGACGCGCCGGGTGACGTGGACGCCGCGCGACGCATCGACGGGCTGGCCAACCGGTTCTTCCTCGACCCGCTGCTGCGCGGAAGCTACCCCGCCGACCTGGTCGCCGACCTGGCCAAGGTGACCGACTTCGAGCACGTCCACGACGGGGATCTGGCCACCATCGCCACGCCGCTGGACCTGGTCGGGGTCAACTACTACAGCCGGCACGTGGTGGCCGCACCGGTGCCCGGGGAGAAGCCGGAACCCTACTGGCGGGCGTCGTCCAGCTGGCCGGGTAGCGAGGACGTCCGATTCGTCACCCGGGGGGTGCCGGTCACCGACATGGGCTGGGAGATCGACTCCCCGGGTCTGCTGGAGACGCTGCGCCGGGTGCACGAGGAGTACACGGACCTGCCGCTGTACGTGACGGAGAACGGGTCGGCCTTCGTCGACGTGGTGGTCGACGGTCAGGTCGACGACGCCGACCGGCTGGCCTACTTCGAGGCCCACCTGCGCGCCTCGCACGAGGCGATCAGCGCGGGCGTCCCCCTGCGGGGATACTTCGCCTGGTCGCTGATGGATAATTTCGAGTGGGCCTGGGGTTACACCAAGCGGTTCGGCATGATCTACATCGACTACGACAGCCAGACCCGTATCCCCAAGTCCAGCGCCAGGTGGTACGCGGAGGTGATCCGACGCAACGGTCTGGCCGCACAATAG
- a CDS encoding carbohydrate ABC transporter permease: MFSASQRLWRTSPLTYMALVLAALLSIYPFYYMLVIGSRTLDAINDVPPPFTPGSAFGDNFGRVLDNDAANFLTGLTNSIIVSSVVTVSVVLTGSLAGFAFAKLRFRGRNILLLAIIVTMMIPTQMGLIPLWGMMQELDWHGTLYAVTVPFLVTGFGVFMMRQYASQAISDELIEAGRVDGASTFRIYWNIVLPALRPAAGVLGLLTFMENWNSFLWPYAILTPENPTLQVSLSFLSYAYYTDYSQVFAATAVGTLPLVLVFILFGRQIIGGIMEGAVKS, from the coding sequence GTGTTCTCGGCTTCCCAGCGCCTGTGGCGCACCAGTCCATTGACCTACATGGCCCTCGTCCTGGCGGCCCTGTTGTCGATCTACCCCTTCTACTACATGCTGGTGATCGGCAGCCGCACCCTGGACGCCATCAACGACGTGCCGCCGCCGTTCACCCCCGGAAGTGCCTTCGGCGACAACTTCGGGCGGGTGCTCGACAACGACGCGGCCAACTTCCTCACCGGCCTGACGAACTCGATCATCGTCTCCTCGGTGGTCACCGTGTCGGTGGTGCTCACCGGCTCGCTGGCCGGCTTCGCCTTCGCGAAGCTGCGATTCCGGGGCCGCAACATCCTGCTGCTGGCGATCATCGTCACCATGATGATCCCGACCCAGATGGGCCTCATCCCGCTCTGGGGCATGATGCAGGAGCTCGACTGGCATGGCACCCTCTACGCGGTCACCGTGCCGTTCCTGGTCACCGGCTTCGGCGTGTTCATGATGCGGCAGTACGCCAGCCAGGCGATCTCCGACGAACTGATCGAGGCCGGCCGGGTCGACGGCGCCAGCACCTTCCGGATCTACTGGAACATCGTGCTGCCCGCGTTGCGTCCGGCCGCCGGCGTGCTGGGTCTGTTGACCTTCATGGAGAACTGGAACTCGTTCCTCTGGCCGTACGCGATCCTCACCCCGGAGAACCCGACCCTGCAGGTCTCGCTCTCCTTCCTGTCGTACGCCTACTACACCGACTACTCCCAGGTCTTCGCCGCCACGGCGGTCGGCACCCTGCCACTGGTCCTGGTCTTCATTCTGTTCGGCCGCCAGATCATCGGCGGGATCATGGAAGGTGCAGTCAAGTCGTGA
- a CDS encoding sugar ABC transporter permease: protein MSLSATTAPPSPAPPPPDAAPRRRRGYLLNRLDLKYSPYLYIAPFFLIFGVFGLYPMLRTAWMSLHDWDMIGDHSFIGFDNYTQLVSDEYFWNALVNTFGIFALSTIPQLLLALFLANLLNRTLLRAKTFFRMAIFVPNVVSVAAVAIVFGMLFQREFGLFNWLLSFVGVDQIDWRAQRWSSWTAIATMVNWRWTGYNTLILLAGMQAIPKDLYEAAAIDGASQWRQFWRITLPMLKPTFIFVVILSTIGGMQLFTEPLLFANGRILGGNQREFQTLAMYMYEKGIDNLSTAGYGAAVAWAIFMIIVLMSLLNFVLVRRAAK, encoded by the coding sequence ATGAGTCTGTCGGCCACGACGGCGCCGCCGTCGCCAGCACCACCACCACCCGATGCTGCGCCCCGGCGTCGTCGCGGGTACCTGCTCAACCGCCTGGATCTCAAGTACTCGCCGTACCTCTACATCGCGCCGTTCTTCCTGATCTTCGGCGTGTTCGGGCTGTACCCGATGCTGCGCACCGCCTGGATGTCGCTGCACGACTGGGACATGATCGGCGATCACTCGTTCATCGGATTCGACAACTACACCCAGCTGGTCTCCGACGAGTACTTCTGGAACGCGCTGGTCAACACCTTCGGCATCTTCGCCCTGTCGACCATCCCGCAGCTGCTGCTGGCGCTCTTCCTGGCGAACCTGCTCAACCGCACGCTGCTGCGCGCCAAGACCTTCTTCCGGATGGCCATCTTCGTCCCGAACGTGGTCTCGGTGGCTGCGGTGGCGATCGTCTTCGGCATGCTGTTCCAGCGCGAGTTCGGCCTGTTCAACTGGCTGCTCAGCTTCGTCGGGGTGGACCAGATCGACTGGCGGGCGCAGCGGTGGAGTTCCTGGACGGCGATCGCCACCATGGTCAACTGGCGGTGGACCGGCTACAACACCCTGATCCTGCTCGCCGGCATGCAGGCCATCCCGAAGGACCTGTACGAGGCGGCCGCGATCGACGGCGCCAGTCAGTGGCGGCAGTTCTGGCGGATCACCCTGCCGATGCTCAAGCCCACCTTCATCTTCGTGGTCATCCTCTCCACGATCGGCGGCATGCAGCTCTTCACCGAGCCGCTGCTCTTCGCCAACGGGCGCATCCTCGGTGGCAATCAGCGGGAGTTCCAGACCCTGGCCATGTACATGTACGAGAAGGGCATCGACAACCTGAGCACCGCAGGCTACGGGGCCGCGGTGGCCTGGGCGATCTTCATGATCATCGTCTTGATGTCGCTGCTCAACTTCGTTCTCGTCCGCCGCGCGGCCAAGTGA